The Oncorhynchus mykiss isolate Arlee chromosome 8, USDA_OmykA_1.1, whole genome shotgun sequence genome includes the window GTGATTGGTTAAAGTCCCCTTACATCCAGAAGGGATGAAGAAGATGAGGCTTAATTCCCATTAATACTCTTtactgctgtttatattcagctcATGACAAGAACCAGGCTTGTCCTGAAGACAATAATGTTTGGCCAAAAACCCCAAAAGGTGTAACTGTCACCATCCGAAAATGTGAGGTGAATAGAGTTGGGTACAAAGAGCGGACATGCAAGGGGCCTGAGTGGATGGAGGTGCTGGATAACTGTGTCAATGAGGAGCTCAACAAAGTTGTCAATGCAGCAGCAGTGAGTATGACCTTTCACCTTCTGCACTCACACAACTCTTATACTGTGAAGTTGATACGGAACGTTGGTAATGTCTTGGTGAATGCCTACATTTTCTGTAAAAGTGCATTCCTGCCATTTAGTAATATGACAACACTACTCACGGGTATGTCATATGATATATCACATTCTTCAACTACACATCCAGCCAATGGAATGCTGTGTGACTTGCGTTGAAATACTCTGGGCCTGTAGAATGTGTTGGTATAGGAAACCAAGTTACTATTCCATGTTTGTTTTTACATCACAGAGTTTTAAAGAGGGACTTGGGGCCACTCTGCAGGTTGCTATTCAAATCTTTTCTGATTTGAAGAAGAGCATGGTTGCTGACTCAGTTGCTGATCTGAGTGCATCCATCAATGTGCTGGATACCATGTCGAGTGCATCAGAAACCATCACCCTGGATAACTCCATTTTAGATGTGAGCCATACCCCAAATAACTGTTATACAGTCGTGTACAATATATCTCATACAGAAACataaatgtgtatttatttttcagACATTTCTTGATGCTGCGAGCAACATGTTGAATAACACTTGGAAGGCAGTCAACAAAACCCTTGAATACGACATGTCCTCAAAATACCTCACGTCTATCGAGGGTCTAGTGAATAACATCAAAATGAATACCAGTGACGGAAATGACACCCCAAATATACAACTCAAACTCTGCAATGTTCAAAACGGCACATCTTGCAATGACATTGTGTTTGGTGTAGAGGTCAAATTGGCCCTGTCCTCGGGAATAGTGAAAACTGTGGGAGTAAAAAACCTAGCTGAGAAATTAAACAATTCTAAATTCTCAGACTATAAATTCCCTAGCATTGTGGTGTCAGCCACACTGCAAAACAGCAATGACTCCAAAATAGACATCAAATTGGACTTTCCCATCAACCAGTCGATGACTCAAGACTCCAACATCCTCTGTGTGTTCTGGAACACCACATTGAACGAATGGTCTGAAGAAGGCTGCAAGTGGAAGAAAGGGGTCAACAATAGAAGCCATTGCGAGTGCACCCACCTGACCTCCTTTTCAGTGCTGATGTCAAAGATCCCGGTGACCCTGCTCTTTCTGGATGAGATCACCTACGTGGGCCTCGGCGTGTCCATCTGCTCCCTCATCATCTTCCTCATCATCGAGGCGCTGGTGTGGTCGGCCGTCGTCAAGTCCAACCTCTCGCACTTCCGCCACACGGCCCTGGTCAACATCTCTCTGTGCCTGTTACTGGCCGACTGCAGTTTCCTGGCCTCCTGCTTCCCCAGCATCAAAACCTCTACCTGGTGCCTCGTCCTGACCGTGACCAAGCAGTACTTCTTCCTGGCTATGTTCTGCTGGATGCTATGCCTCAGCATCATGCTACTACACCAGCTCATCTTCATCTTCCACCCGCTGAGGAAGAGGGTATATCTGCTCCTGTCCACCATCCTCGGCTACATCTGTCCCACAGTGATAGTGTCAGCTACCTATGTGTACTACAAATACACAGGGAAACCCTACCACAACACGGAAACCTGCTGGCTCACTTACGAGGGGCCTCTGAAGGGGTCCATTCACGCATTTCTTCTGCCAGTCGGGACGATTATTTTGATGAATCTCTTCTCCATGGGTGTTGTCATCATGACACTCCTAAAGTCCACTGTCTCTGATGGGAGTAAAGCCGATGAGAAAGAGGCAGCCAAAAGCATCATGAAAGTGATGGTCTTTTTAACGCCAGTCTTTGGAGTAACATGGGTTTTGGGATTCTTTGTGTTGCTCATTGATATCAACAAACCAATGGGTGTTCTGATGAATTATGCTTTCACCATCATAAACTCCTTTCAGGTACTTTGTCATCCATTTTCCATTACAGATATTCCTGTCTGAAATTATTGAGTGAAACTAGCTGTAATTAGTTTTTACCATTGTATTCATTGTGTGGTGTTTTTCAGGGCCTCTTCATtttgctgactggatgttttgcAGAGAAAAGGGTATTTGTCCATCCTTAAAGATATAGATATCATTTAGATATGAATGAAAGCTATAATTGAATAGTGTTACAATAGTGAATAATGTATACTAACTGTATAGATATTATGTACCCTTACTACGACTCCTTCTTTGTCATGTTAATACCAGGTGAAAGATGAGGTGTTGAAACTTTTCTTGGCTGGGGTGAGTTCTGATCTTTTTCCCCCTGCTTTTGTTGTCTTTCTTTtcaagtggtgttggagggccagtaggaggcactctttcctctggtctaaaaaatatcccaatgccccagggcagtgattggggacactgccctgtgtagggtgccgtctttcggatggaacgttaaacgggtgtcctgactctctgaggtcattaaagatcccatggcacttatcgtaagagtaggggtgttaaccccggtgtccaaaccatcacggtcacctaataatccccagtttacaattggctcattcatccccctcctctcccctgtaactattccccaggtcgttgctgtaaatgagaacgtgttctcagtcaacttacctggtaaaataacggataaataaaaaaataaaatacaaattatagAGCAGTCAAATGTGGTTAAATCTTTCTTCAAGTTGCTCTTATACCTGTGTAGGAATGCTATAATTACGCTAGTTACAACATTGTACTTCCATAGTACTATGGTAATTGTCTTGTAATGACATAGTAATggaagcaataaggcccgaggaggtgtggtatatggccaatataccatggctatgggctgttcttaggcaaggCCCAACACGGAATTCCTGGatacagccattagccgtggtatattggccctatatcacaaacccccaaggtgccttattgccattATACACTTTTTACCAatttaattagagcagtaaaaataaatgttttgtcatacccgtggtatacagtctgatataccacggctgtcagccaatcagcattcggggctcgaaccacccagtttataaagacTGTTTAATAACAAAAAACGCCCAGTTCTATTCCTTTGTAATTAGAAAGCAAAGCAAAATAAAGCACCATGTATCAATATTGTAATGCCAGTGTaattacagtgttactacacagaaAAGCAACATAGTGTCATGTGTTACTGAAAGCACAGATATAAATCTGCCCACCTCTCTCaccaggcacctactaccaaaggGACAAGTGAGAGTATAAAAAACCTGACAAAGTCCACTTCAAAtaactgatgaacatcaaggtttGTACAGTCTTGATACAAGACAAACATGTATGCTGCTAAACACGTGTCATTTCAATAATTAAATTAACACCTAACTCTTAACTCCTTAATTAGTCAAACCAGGCATTCTAGTACTGGGCtgtaacaaaagcctgcacactttAAGGGTCTGCACGATTGGGGAATGAAATACACTGTACTCATCATATGTTTTCTGCCTCAGAAAACTAGCTATATTCTGGATCAAGCTATATACTGGATCAGGACCAACCCATATGTCTGCCACTACTCTCACCCAGACAGAAACATCCACCTGGTTGTTTCCTCAAAGACAGGGATGGCTGTGGTTTAGGTGGTGTTTAGACAGGTCTTATCATGATTTCATTATATTATGTCAATTACCTATCAAGTTTCATATTAATATCTGAACTCCTAGACATGAATCAATTGCTAAACACATCTTTGTGATTTCCTgtacacttacagtgccttgcgaaagtattcggcccccttgaactttgcgaccttttgccacatttcaggcttcaaacataaagatataaaactgtattttttgtgaagaatcaacaacaagtgggacaaaatcatgaagtggaacgacatttattggatatttcaaacttttttaacaaatcaaaaactgaaaaattgggcgtgcaaaattattcagcccctttactttcagtgcagcaaactctctccagaagttcagtgaggatctctgaatgatccaatgttgacctaaatgactaatgatgataaatacaatccacctgtgtgtaatcaagtctccgtataaatgcacctgcactgtgatagtctcagaggtccgttaaaagcgcagagagcatcatgaagaacaaggaacacaccaggcaggtccgagatactgttgtaaagaagtttaaagccggatttggatacaaaaagatttcccaagctttaaacatcccaaggagcactgtgcaagcgataatattgaaatggaaggagtatcagaccactgcaaatctaccaagacctggccgtccctctaaactttcagctcatacaaggacaagactgatcagagatgcagccaagaggcccatgatcactctggatgaactgcagagatctacagccgaggtgggagactctgtccataggacaacaatcagtcgtatattgcacaaatctggcctttatggaagagtggcaagaagaaaggcatttcttaaagatatccataaaaagtgtcgtttaaagtttgccacaagccacctgggagacacaccaaacatgtggaagaaggtgctctggtcagatgaaaccaaaattgaactttttggcaacaatgcaaaacgttatgtttggcgtaaaagcaacacagctgaacacaccatccctactgtcaaacatggtggtggcagcatcatggtttgggcctgcttttcttcagcagggacagggaagatggttaaaattgatgggaagatggatggagccaaatacaggaccattctggaagaaaacctgatggagtctgcaaaagacctgagaagggacggagatttgtcttccaacaagacaatgatccaaaacataaagcaaaatctacaatggaatggttcaaaaataaacatatccaggtgttagaatggccaagtcaaagtccagacctgaatccaatcgagaatctgtggaaagaactgaaaactgctgttcacaaatgctctccatccaacctcactgagctcgagctgttttgcaaggaggaatgggaaaaaatttcagtctctcgatgtgcaaaactgatagagacataccccaagcgacttacagctgtaatcgcagcaaaaggtggcgctacaaagtattaacttaagggggctgaataattttgcacgcccaatttttcagtttttgatttgttaaaaaagtttgaaatatccaataaatgtcgttccacttcatgattgtgtcccacttgttgttgattcttcacaaaaaaatacagttttatatctttatgtttgaagcctgaaatgtggcaaaaggttgcaaagttcaagggggccgaatactttcgcaaggcactgtattttctacaaacagtacagtagaatactatgATGTCTTAATATTACTGTTGTTGTTCCTGTACTTGCATTATTTATGACTGTAGATGAACTGTGGCAATCAAAGTTATTGTAATAAAGGAAGGCCAGGATTCAATCAGAGGCATGTTGTAGACAAACACATTGCATACTGACAAAGTGCCTTTTAAAGGCTATTTCCCCAACATTTGCAAAGATcgcattcacggtaaacactgCAGATATTGGCTCAAGCTGAAATTACCTTGAAAATGCCCTTCAAGTGCTGTGCACTTGTAGACAACGTGCCTTTGATTGAATCCCGGCCTAATTGTCTTTTTTAATCTAAACCCGCTGCCACCAATTCATTGTTTGGAATATAGTAGTATTCTTTGTGGCTGTACAGCAAATGCATTTAAGTAAAAAATTAGAAAcctagggctggattcaatccatTTCGACAAAGCATCGTGGAAGATCCACATAAAAATGTTAAGGTAATATCTGATTGAGCTGACATGCAGTCTCTGCAACCGTGGGAACGCTGCCTTTAATTGTCAATTGCACTATAAAGCAGATCTTCAGTGCTACGGAATGAATAGAGCCCCTAGATTAACTAGCTTTATTAGGGAAGGGTAGTATCTCCATTAGTCTATGGCCTAGATTCAATCCAGAGTGTGAttgacatttaaaggcaatgttcccacatTTCTCAGAGACTGCAGTCACAGTAACGTCAGTCCAATCGGAAATTGCCTTTAAATGTCAATTACGCTGTAACATGGATCTTCCGCAGTCTGAATTAAATCTGAATTAAATCTAGCCCTAtgttaatgtttattttttacattgttatctgtatgtgtgtgtgctcttgcAATCATCtaataatcaatcaaataaaGAAACATAAATCTCACAGAAGCAATTATTTCATTATTTCATtcaggctcctgagtggtgcagtggtctaaggcactgcatctcagtgcaagaggtgtcactacagtccctggtttgattccagactgtatcacatccagccgtgattgggagtctcatagggctgcgcacaattggcccagcgtcgtccggggtaggccgtcaatgtaaataagaatttgttctgaactgacttgtctagttaaataaacaattaTTGAGCAACTTGCCACAATATTGTTTTAGTTCATGTTATAGACAATTACAAGCGTCCAAACCTAACATAAACATAAGTAATTTAATAAATAATTTCACATACAGTGGAGAGTGAACTGGTCTATGAAAAGTCACTCTGCAATTAATTGATTGAATGCCAGCCATGGTCAAGGAGTTCTTATTGATTCAAAATAACAATATCAAATATACAATACGCGTGGCAATCTATAATCACTGTTTCTTAGAGAGGCATTGGGATTGAGGTGGTACATAAGTATAGCTGTGACGCAGTATGGTGACTCAGTGAACTCTCCGGATGACTGAGAAGATGGCCAGAGTCAGCACGATTGTCCCTGCCGCTCCACCAATCAGAACGCCCAGAATGCGGCCATCGATATGTTGCTTCTCACACGTCTCACCAGCATAGTATGTGGCCTGGCCAGTGGCACACCTTAgtgagaacaacagccattatgAGTCAGTGATAACAGTGATACAATACACATACTCACTCCTTGTCTCCTATACCATATTGTACTGTGCTTTCATGAAAGCAAAAACCCTAGTAAAAATGCAGGCAGCATGTCAAaatgataatgtactgtatattgcaaGTAGTGACTCAGATGTGATGTGCCCATGTCAAACTTCACAATTACAGAATCAGTCAACACAGACAAAGATCTGGCAGATTTTGGAGTGGAAATGTGTGTATGAAAAAACAGAAAAGGAAATGAGTGTATGGTTTGTCACACAGTAACTGCACTATCAATTCAGCACTATAGCGCAATTAATATGTAAAGATAAATtcagattgagccgacatatgcagcgtttaccgtgaatgtagTCTCTGTAAACGTGAGAACATTGTCATTACATTTCAATCACGCTGCAGCACGGAATTTCCGAAATATAGATTGAATTGAACCCTAGGTGTTGGTGTGGGGTTGTGCAGGTCATACTTGTAAACACACCTGCACGTGGCTTTCCCATGTTTCTCAACCACACACACTCCCCCGTTGAGGCAGGGGTCGGGGCTACACGGGTCACTAGGGACGGCCCGTGCCTGTCTGTGTTTGGGAACGTCAGCCATCTCCTTCTCCTGTCTAGGGGTCTCCTCATCTGGGAGGTCACCACTGGGACTCTTTGGCTGGACAGGGACCTCCATCTTCACCAGGTGGGTCAAATCTGGAACACATCCACAAATAATAATTGTTTAGTGTTAGGAGAgagaatgttgttgtttttgttgttttgtggtGTAATACTCCAACTGCTAAATTATTCAACTCTATTTTGTCTCTTGCTGTAAAGTGACCATGTCAATTGATTGCTTTGCACAGTTTTAGGGTGACGTGGGTTAGGTTAAATAGTAACAGTCAGAAACTGTTCAAATCATCACATaacaatatacactatatataaatatacagtgtacagtgcattcggaaagtattcagacctattgactttttccacattttgttacgttacacccttattctaaaatggatgaaatagtttttttcccccctcattaatctacactcagtaccacataatgacaacgcaaaaccactgaaatatcacatttacataagtattcagaccctttactcagtactttgttgaagcacctttggaagcgaatacagcctcgagtcttcatgggtatgacgctacaagcttggcacatctgtacttaggaagtttctcccattcttctctgatgatctctagctctgtcaggttgaatggggagcgtcgctgcacagctattttcaggccactccagagatgttagatcaggttcaagtccaggctctggctgggccactcaagaacattcagagacttgtcccaaagccactcctgcggtgtcttggcagtgtgcttagggtcgttgtcctgttggaaggtggacctttgccccagtcgtactttgctctgttcatctttccctcaatcctgactagtctctcagtccctgccgctgaaaaacatccccacagcatgatgctgccacctcgaTGCATCACCGtaatgatggtgccaggtttcctccagacgtgacgcttggcattcatgctTCTAATGAGTCTTTTAGGtgccgtttggcaaactccaagcgggctctcATGTGCCaagcctaattggtggagtgctgcagagatggttgtccttctggaagtttctctcaTCACCACAGAGGAcctttagagctctgtcagagtgaccatggggttttggtcacctccctgaccaaggcccttctccgcaaatttctcagtttggccgggcggccagctctaggaagagtcttggtggttccaaacttcttccatttaagaatgatggaggccactgtgttcttggggaccttcaatgatgcagtaattttttggtacccttccccggatctgtgcattgacataatcctgtctcagagttctacaaaccattccttcaacctcatggcttggtttatgctctgacatgcactttcaactgtgggaccttatatagacaggtgtgtgcctttgaatttaccacaggtggactccaatcaagttgtagaaacatctcaaggatgatcaatggaaactagatttatttatttatttatttttattttacctttatttaaccaggtaggcaagttgagaacaagttctcatttacaattgcgacctggccaagataaagcaaagcagttcgacagatacaacaacacagagttacacatggagtaaaacaaacatacagtcaataataaagtataaacaagtctatatacaatgtgagcaaatgaggtgagaagggaggtaaaggcaaaaaaggccttggtggcaaggtaaatacaatatagcaagtaaaacactggaattgtagttttgcaatggaagaatgtgcaaagtagaaataaaaataatggggtgcaaaggagcaaaataaataaattaattaaatacagtt containing:
- the LOC110529668 gene encoding adhesion G-protein coupled receptor F3, whose amino-acid sequence is MSRFLKSRQTMWARAVILFIGVVFHCQQALAVDTYMAEFMIESNATLYVSGALSAIKQKATPNTTMTIELLELTAECKIVGNASTCNCSSAYIWSNDVCGNFQCCDDSYCKANISHYPALCIPKVKVRFNGTVQVRITIHQTDTIKIQLTDGFKQLHGFECLNVSGPRDDGQIVDFKVDLSVIFLTDRLAKIIADLEPTVGKIAVETSGLVSIQYPRDTVKFSSTPTLNCRFEEKTNGSWNWNLLKGNKTFDLNTGSSITVSLPNETPHNCTTVQIIRLSGNWAGIYKCGFSKGSIVHAATAELKVALLPDKITMTIDPLTVECQDGVPPVTVTATIDNSTEQYTVTWSYQNNLQTPNLQTQPVPPAGIAYTTEIIINCSPSSSPHVVIVSFTNQMDEIKKASITIPVIYAHDKNQACPEDNNVWPKTPKGVTVTIRKCEVNRVGYKERTCKGPEWMEVLDNCVNEELNKVVNAAASFKEGLGATLQVAIQIFSDLKKSMVADSVADLSASINVLDTMSSASETITLDNSILDTFLDAASNMLNNTWKAVNKTLEYDMSSKYLTSIEGLVNNIKMNTSDGNDTPNIQLKLCNVQNGTSCNDIVFGVEVKLALSSGIVKTVGVKNLAEKLNNSKFSDYKFPSIVVSATLQNSNDSKIDIKLDFPINQSMTQDSNILCVFWNTTLNEWSEEGCKWKKGVNNRSHCECTHLTSFSVLMSKIPVTLLFLDEITYVGLGVSICSLIIFLIIEALVWSAVVKSNLSHFRHTALVNISLCLLLADCSFLASCFPSIKTSTWCLVLTVTKQYFFLAMFCWMLCLSIMLLHQLIFIFHPLRKRVYLLLSTILGYICPTVIVSATYVYYKYTGKPYHNTETCWLTYEGPLKGSIHAFLLPVGTIILMNLFSMGVVIMTLLKSTVSDGSKADEKEAAKSIMKVMVFLTPVFGVTWVLGFFVLLIDINKPMGVLMNYAFTIINSFQGLFILLTGCFAEKRVKDEVLKLFLAGAPTTKGTSESIKNLTKSTSNN